CGTAGGTATTGTCTCCGGCGTCGATGAACTCGCCGGCCTTGCCCTCTCCACACAGTCCAAGTGCCTCGTAGGTGACCAGTTCGTTGGCCGAGAAGCAGTCGTGCAATTCCACCACCTGCACATCCTGCGGTTTGTAGCCGCTCTTGGCGAACAGACGCTGAGTGGCCAAACGGGTCATATCAGTTCCGGCGATCTTCATCAAGCTCTTGTCGGCGAAGGTGGAGGCCGGATCACTGGCCATCTCCATGCCCACAATCTCCACAGCCTGCTTCTCCAGTCCATGACGGCGGACGAAGGCCTCGGAGGCTAGAATTGCAGCTCCAGATCCATCGGAAGTGGGACAGCACTGCAGCTTGGTCAGCACGCCCTCCACCACCTGGGGCGACTTCATAATCTGATCCAGAGTGTACTCATCGCGGAACTGCGAGTAGCTAAGCGGAGGGAATAAGGTCAGAGATTAGATAAGGCATTACTGTAATGATTATAGTTAAGCCTTACGGATTATTGACCGAGTGTTTGTGGTTCTTCCAGGCGATCTTGCCGAAATGCTCGGGCTTGGTGCCGTATTTCTGCATGTGCTCCTTGCCAGCGTTGCCGAAGATCTGGGCGGCCATGGGTCCAGCTCCGATCTCGGTCAGCTCACTCATCTCACTGATGTGACGCTCCATGGGATTGGCGCGATCAAAGTACTATTTGGGGAGATAATTATGAGTCATTAAAGGAATTCGTAGGGTGTTAAGTGACGCACCTTTGAGGACAAAGATCCACGTTCCATCTTCTCGAATCCTAAAGCCAGGACGCAATCGGCGTTTCCGCTCTCGACGATCTGCTTGGCCAGATACAGAGCACTCGATCCCGTGGAGCAGTTGTTGTTCACATTGTACACCGGAATGCCGGTCATTCCCACCTCGTAGATCGCCCGCTGTCCGCAGGTGGAGTCTCCGTACACGTAGCCCGCCACCGCCTGCTGCACTTCCTCGTACTTGATGCCCGCATCCTGGAGAGCTTTCGTGACAGCCTCCTTGGCGAAGTCGGGGTAGCAAACATCCGCTCGGCGACCGGGCTTCTCAAACTGCAGCGGAACACGAAAATAGAGTGTTGGTTATCAGAGATTAGCGCTGGAAACCCAGAATGCAGATTAGTAATTCTAATCGCGGCACTTCAGGGGGCAAGTGGATCGATACAGCTGCtcgttataataattataacaatgATAATGAAATGGAGCCGCAAACATTCGAGAGCAGATTAGCGTACGAAGTGCAGCCCAGTTCAAAGTCCGGTTAAGATTGCTCAATATTGAAGTAAATGGCAATTGGCAAAGCTGCTCTTTTAATTCTTTgtcttgtatttttatttttgttttgcctttaGCTTGGCGATAAACACTTTTGGGGGTCCTGGGGATACTCACCTTGGTCATGCCCACTCCGACGACATAGACACGGCTCTTCGTCATTTTTGTTGCTGCAGGATCTCAAACAAAACAGGTAATACCGCAACTAGTGCCCAAGAGCGATTAAATTTAGTCAAGCTGTGCGCAGTGAGACAGGGTTGCCTTACAATAACAATGGCAATAAAATACGGTAACACCCGACAAATGTCAGAGGAGCGCGTCAAGTTTAAATGACTGGGACCAGTGCTGCAAAtacttataataaaattaggaTTTAAACCTAGAAAACagccaaaaatattaagtttataCCTACTTTTAATTCGACATGTGGACGAGAAAACGTTTAACCGCCTTTTAAtgcatatttaatttcttacaCACTGAAAAAATGATTCCTCAAACTGACAGCCACGGTGGTTAGTGTCTTGGCTGGGTTCGGTAAGATCagctttacttttttttaagctaaaaacTTCTCAGTGCtgtttactttactttttatatttttttaattattttatttccaagAAGGTAATTATAGTTGGTACAACGTCATTAAGGCGTCGACAGGTACATATTCAAGCCAAATGGTTGTACATTTTACATCGAGGTTCATATCTTGGATAGAGACTCTGGATCTGCCAGTGCTGGCTTttcttttaactatttttctaGCTAATAGagttaattttcaattaagacaagtaaaataatatttgtaaatttattttttggaaaactcatataaaacaaacaattaaaatccaaattaaactaaaaaaaagctaaaccaGCACCTCTGTTGTTATCATATCTAGCGTATATAAGCCGACAACCTGTTGATCCACCTCAGTCGATATAGAAAGTCCGATCCGTGATCCCGCAGAGTACAAACAGCCAAAGAATGACCAAGACCAGAGTTTACGTTATCGGAGTGGGCATGACCAAGGTTCGCCTGCAGAAGACTGACCTTTGTGCCGCCTTGGATTATAATATCTTCGCGATCTTCTTGTTCTAATTTCCGTTATGTAGTTCGAAAAGCCCGGACGCCGAGCGGATGTTTGCTACCCGGACTTCGCCAAGGAGGCTGTCACGAAAGCTCTCCAGGATGCGGGCATCAAGTTCGAGGAAGTGCAGCAGGCGGTGGCTGGCTACGTGTACGGAGACTCCACCTGCGGACAGCGGGCGATCTACGAGGTGGGAATGACCGGCATTCCGGTGTACAATGTGAACAACAACTGCTCCACGGGATCGAGTGCTCTCTATCTGGCCAAGCAGATCGTCGAGGGCGGAAACGCCGACTGCGTCCTGGCTTTGGGATTCGAGAAGATGGAGCGGGGATCCCTGTCCTCAAAGGTACATCACTTAACACCCTACCAATTCCTTTTCTCACTGATTTCATCTACCAATAGTACTTTGATCGCGCCAATCCCATGGAGCGTCACATCACCGAGATGGGTGAGCTGACCGAGATCGGAGCTGGTCCCATGGCCGCCCAGATCTTCGGCAACGCTGGCAAGGAGCACATGCAGAAGTACGGCACCAAGCCCGAGCATTTCGGCAAGATCGCCTGGAAGAACCACAAGCACTCGGTTAACAATCCGTAAGTTCGGTCGAAAGTTCACCTCACTCGTGCGTTTATCTTATCGCTCGAAGCAGAGAAATAAGTAGACCGTAGACCATCATCCACTCCAAGGGCTGTATGCAGCTGGTTTAATATTATCTTTACCCATTTCTTGCTTTCAGCTACTCGCAGTTCCGCGATGAGTACACTCTGGAACAGATTATGAAGTCGCCGCAGGTTGTGGAGGGAGTGCTGACCAAGCTGCAGTGCTGCCCCACCTCCGACGGATCTGGAGCTGCCATCTTGGCCTCCGAGGCCTTCGTCCGCCGTCATGGACTGGAGAAGCAGGCTGTGGAGATTGTGGGCATGGAGATGGCCAGTGACCCGGCCTCCACCTTCGCCGACAAGAGCCTGATGAAGATCGCCGGAACTGACATGACCCGTTTGGCCACTCAGCGTCTGTTCGCCAAGAGCGGCTACAAACCGCAGGATGTTCAGGTGGTGGAGCTGCACGATTGCTTCTCGGCCAACGAACTGGTCACTTACGAGGCACTTGGACTGTGTGGAGAGGGCAAGGCCGGTGAGTTCATCGACGCGGGAGACAATACCTACGGAGGAAAGTTTGTGGTGAACCCCAGTGGTGGTCTGATCTCCAAGGGACATCCTCTGGGAGCCACTGGACTGGCTCAATGTGCTGAGCTCTGCTGGCAGCTCCGTGGATTGGCTGAGAAACGCCAGGTGCCCAATGCCCAGTTGGCTCTGCAGCACAATCTTGGTTTGGGAGGAGCTGTGGTGGTGGCTCTGTATAGGCTGGGCTTCCCGGGTGCCTCCAAGGCAAAGTTGTAGGGGATTGGAACtgatgttttttaaatatttttattaaaagtgaactgttaatttttcaaattcgATTGAGACCTTTTTTTCCTGATTGCCAATACTAAAagttttacttaaaattgAACATAtgttgcacacaaaaaaaattgcttggtaaaattgaccaacaaagatagttacgtaactattaaaatagttacgtgtattttgtttttgctttgggtttgtgtctttgctaattgtgtgtattttgttgttgtgaaatgacaatttacttagtagaattgacaattttgctggttggggcctgtttgacaattattacagttgattttactaagttttttttttgtgtgtgcaagAACCAAAACAAACCAGTTAGACTGAATGTAATCTATAGACTAGTTTCGTTTGCGTTTCAGCTTGGAGTCACCTTTAGGCTTTCCTCTTCTACACAATCGGATTAATCCCAGAAAGGTAATCACAGGCAGCAACAGGACTAGGAAAACCACAAAGTAAACATCCAGGGAGTGGTAGACGAAGCGGGAGAGATGCACGGCACTTGGTTGGGTCAAAGGAGCTCCCTTGGTCTCCGCCACATGTTCCACCCACCAGATGGCCGTCTCCAAGGGATTCTGGATGCGATTGTTGTAGGCCGAGGCCACCTCCTGGGCTCTGGTTTTAAAAGATGGATGAAGTGCCTTGGCTAACGCTTCAAATACGGTATTCTCATCCAGTTTCCGTAGATCCAACTGCAGGGCCATTCCTCGCTGAACCAACGAGGCAATATTGAGCGACTGATCGCCGTAGATGGGCACACCCACAATGGGCACTCCACTGGCCACCGCCTCCGTGGTGCCCATCAAGCCGCCATGGGACATAAATACCCTCAGATTGGGATGAGCAAGGATGTCACGCTGAGGCAGCCACTTCCTTATATGAAGATTTTCTGGCTTGTTCGGCAGAGTATCGTTCTCATACTTCCAGATCACCTGCTGCTCCAGTTTTCCAATTGCTCGAACTATACCATCTCGTCGGGCAGCGGGAAGGGAACTCGCTTTTAGTTGAGAGCCCCAGCTTATGAGGATGACTCCTTTTGGGGCATTATCCAGAATTTGCTGCAGATCAGAGGGCAAAGGTTTCGGTGGACTAATGTGCACACCGCCGACTTCTATGATATTCGGAGGCAGAGGTTTTGGTCCACTCAGCGAGAAGTGCTGGTTGACCAGCATCAGAGAAGTATTCCTGACCATATCTTCCGTGGACGGCAATCCCGGACCGAATCTCTGGCGGATCAAGGCATTGGCGGCGGGAACTGTGAAGATTCTAGAGAGATTTATTAAATCCAGTTAATTGATAAAAGTACTAGAGAGATTACTCACTTGTACAGTAAGTTCAGGGAGTGAACAGTAATCCAGTTGCCCAATCGTCCCGCAAAGGACATCTCCTGCGATTGACCCTGGAAAAGTGCGGATACATAGGATGGGATCAGAGGAGCACCAAATCGCTCGTAATGCCAGGGCATCAAAGCACAACTGCTCATGCCAATCACCGGAGCTTGAAGCACATGGGCCACACTCATCACACAATCGTTATTGAATTGCTCCAGTAGGATGACATCGTAGTAACCAGGCGGATGCTTCAGGATCGCAGAAAGGGCTTGGCTATGCAGGGTGGTGTTGCAGTCCTCTTTTCCCATTTTATACAGAACAAAGAACTCTATATAGTGGAAGAGGTAGTGGTAGGGGCGCTCGAAGTCctattagaattatattatacaagattaatataatttttagcaaTGTTGTATATAATAAAACAGACAAAACATTTTCTCTACTTTTGTTGGGCCATATACAtatgtgaatatttttaaggcaTGATAGGGCGTTTTTTGCTCAGAGTTCAAATGTTACCAATTATAAAGTAGATATATGGCAAATTATGTACAACGTTTATTAAGATATTCTCActttttattgcaaatttaactcttttaacaatttaaaaattcttttggcTTAAAATGTGTTGATACAATGAttaatattatgttttttcGCTTAATCTAACAGCTTTGTCTCATTATCTTTACAACTTACCTCTAAATTAATAGTGTCCGTCAAAGTGGACGGTGGCAGCAGATAGTCCTTGTACCCTTTTGGCGGCTCCTTGTCCGCAAAGGGACTGATTACATCCACACTGTGACCAGCCTCGGCTAATCCACGCATAATTGGATGAAAGAACTTGAAGTGACTCATGGCTGGATGGGGAAACAGACCCAGGATGCGCAGGGAATCGCCGCAAACTACCAGAGAAAGTAACGCCAGCAGGCAGAAACCCTTCCAAACA
The genomic region above belongs to Drosophila takahashii strain IR98-3 E-12201 chromosome 2L, DtakHiC1v2, whole genome shotgun sequence and contains:
- the LOC108060521 gene encoding sterol carrier protein 2 — its product is MTKTRVYVIGVGMTKFEKPGRRADVCYPDFAKEAVTKALQDAGIKFEEVQQAVAGYVYGDSTCGQRAIYEVGMTGIPVYNVNNNCSTGSSALYLAKQIVEGGNADCVLALGFEKMERGSLSSKYFDRANPMERHITEMGELTEIGAGPMAAQIFGNAGKEHMQKYGTKPEHFGKIAWKNHKHSVNNPYSQFRDEYTLEQIMKSPQVVEGVLTKLQCCPTSDGSGAAILASEAFVRRHGLEKQAVEIVGMEMASDPASTFADKSLMKIAGTDMTRLATQRLFAKSGYKPQDVQVVELHDCFSANELVTYEALGLCGEGKAGEFIDAGDNTYGGKFVVNPSGGLISKGHPLGATGLAQCAELCWQLRGLAEKRQVPNAQLALQHNLGLGGAVVVALYRLGFPGASKAKL
- the ScpX gene encoding sterol carrier protein 2, whose product is MTKSRVYVVGVGMTKFEKPGRRADVCYPDFAKEAVTKALQDAGIKYEEVQQAVAGYVYGDSTCGQRAIYEVGMTGIPVYNVNNNCSTGSSALYLAKQIVESGNADCVLALGFEKMERGSLSSKYFDRANPMERHISEMSELTEIGAGPMAAQIFGNAGKEHMQKYGTKPEHFGKIAWKNHKHSVNNPYSQFRDEYTLDQIMKSPQVVEGVLTKLQCCPTSDGSGAAILASEAFVRRHGLEKQAVEIVGMEMASDPASTFADKSLMKIAGTDMTRLATQRLFAKSGYKPQDVQVVELHDCFSANELVTYEALGLCGEGKAGEFIDAGDNTYGGKFVVNPSGGLISKGHPLGATGLAQCAELCWQLRGLAEKRQVPNAQLALQHNLGLGGAVVVALYRLGFPAANNVIRNLTAAGKAATSEDGFKVAPLLKILEQAMQEDKDNLIEKVRAIYGFKVNNGPNGQTGFWVIDAKQGKGKIIFNGTQKCDVTFIISDEDVFELLTGKLPPQKAFFQGKIKIQGNMGFAMKLMDLQRSAQGRIEELRSKL
- the Ugt36E1 gene encoding UDP-glycosyltransferase UGT5 isoform X1, yielding MIIFWPFRISFPVRDKRRNMCVWKGFCLLALLSLVVCGDSLRILGLFPHPAMSHFKFFHPIMRGLAEAGHSVDVISPFADKEPPKGYKDYLLPPSTLTDTINLEDFERPYHYLFHYIEFFVLYKMGKEDCNTTLHSQALSAILKHPPGYYDVILLEQFNNDCVMSVAHVLQAPVIGMSSCALMPWHYERFGAPLIPSYVSALFQGQSQEMSFAGRLGNWITVHSLNLLYKIFTVPAANALIRQRFGPGLPSTEDMVRNTSLMLVNQHFSLSGPKPLPPNIIEVGGVHISPPKPLPSDLQQILDNAPKGVILISWGSQLKASSLPAARRDGIVRAIGKLEQQVIWKYENDTLPNKPENLHIRKWLPQRDILAHPNLRVFMSHGGLMGTTEAVASGVPIVGVPIYGDQSLNIASLVQRGMALQLDLRKLDENTVFEALAKALHPSFKTRAQEVASAYNNRIQNPLETAIWWVEHVAETKGAPLTQPSAVHLSRFVYHSLDVYFVVFLVLLLPVITFLGLIRLCRRGKPKGDSKLKRKRN
- the Ugt36E1 gene encoding UDP-glycosyltransferase UGT5 isoform X2, which translates into the protein MCVWKGFCLLALLSLVVCGDSLRILGLFPHPAMSHFKFFHPIMRGLAEAGHSVDVISPFADKEPPKGYKDYLLPPSTLTDTINLEDFERPYHYLFHYIEFFVLYKMGKEDCNTTLHSQALSAILKHPPGYYDVILLEQFNNDCVMSVAHVLQAPVIGMSSCALMPWHYERFGAPLIPSYVSALFQGQSQEMSFAGRLGNWITVHSLNLLYKIFTVPAANALIRQRFGPGLPSTEDMVRNTSLMLVNQHFSLSGPKPLPPNIIEVGGVHISPPKPLPSDLQQILDNAPKGVILISWGSQLKASSLPAARRDGIVRAIGKLEQQVIWKYENDTLPNKPENLHIRKWLPQRDILAHPNLRVFMSHGGLMGTTEAVASGVPIVGVPIYGDQSLNIASLVQRGMALQLDLRKLDENTVFEALAKALHPSFKTRAQEVASAYNNRIQNPLETAIWWVEHVAETKGAPLTQPSAVHLSRFVYHSLDVYFVVFLVLLLPVITFLGLIRLCRRGKPKGDSKLKRKRN